In one Rutidosis leptorrhynchoides isolate AG116_Rl617_1_P2 chromosome 8, CSIRO_AGI_Rlap_v1, whole genome shotgun sequence genomic region, the following are encoded:
- the LOC139862756 gene encoding LOW QUALITY PROTEIN: pleiotropic drug resistance protein 2-like (The sequence of the model RefSeq protein was modified relative to this genomic sequence to represent the inferred CDS: substituted 1 base at 1 genomic stop codon) yields MAASVAGDDLVRSMSRRTIISSSSRKSWASASDIFARSGREEDDEEELKWAAIEKLPTYDRLRKGILKQVLDDGKTVHEQIDITNLGPQDKKQLMESILKVVEEDNEKFLVRVRARTDRXGDIPKIEVRYKNFSVEGDVHVASRALPTLLNSTLNTLEGFLQLLRLVPSKKKVVKILQNMSAPNRPFRMTLLLGPPGSGKTTFLRALGGVMEPDLRATGDVTYCGHKISEFIPQRTCAYISQHDVHHGEMTVRETFDFAGRCLGVGTRYDLLAELSRREKVQGIKPDPEIDAFMKATSVAGQESSLVTDYVLKILGLDICADIMVGNDMRRGISGGQKKRVTTGEMLVGPAKVFFMDEISTGLDSSTTFQIVKYMKQMVHIMDVTMIISLLQPAPETFELFDDIILLSEGQIVYQGPREDVLSFFMTAGFKCPERKGVADFLQEVTSKKDQEQYWFNKNEPYRYVSVPEFVQIFNAFHIGERLNQDLSVPYNKTNVHPASLVTEKYGLSNMELLKANLDREWLLMKRNAFLYIFKTTQLFIMSVIALTVFFRTEMKVGRIEDGGKYFGALFFGLLIVMFNGAAELGLTVLRLPVFYKQRDSLFYPAWAFAIPMWIMKIPISIMESVIWIVLTYYTIGFAPSASRFFKQLLTYIGLHQMALSLFRFISALGRTQVVAGALGTFSLLLVFVLGGFIVAKDDIQSWMIWGYYISPKMYGQNAIVINEFLDDRWSAPNTDIRINETTVGKALLKSRGMFTTEYMFWVCVAALFGFSLLFNLFFVLALTYLNPLGDSKSVVPTDDEQNQKSALGTEMETRNNNKKGMVLPFQPLSLAFDHVNYYVDMPAEMKAQGIEEARLQLLQDVSGAFRPGVLTALVGVSGAGKTTLMDVLAGRKTGGYIEGSISISGYLKKQETFARVSGYCEQNDIHSPHVTIYESLVYSAWLRLSSDITKQTREMFVEEVMDLVELNPLRNAIVGLPGVDGLSTEQRKRLTIAVELVANPSIIFMDEPTSELDARAAAIVMRTVRNTVDTGRTVVCTIHQPSIDIFEAFDELLLMKRGGRVTYTGPLGHHSHLLIEYFESIQGVSEIKEGQNPATWMLDVSSSAVETQLGVDFADIYANSDLYKRNRSLINELSTPSSGSHDLSFPTKYSQTFWTQCLACLWKLHWSYWRHPQYNSIRFLMTIIVGALFGVIFWNKGQKTDQQQDVMNLMGAMYAAVLFLGGASTSAVQTVVSVERTVFYREKAAGMYSAIPYAIAQVAIEVAYIAIQTFIYSLLIYSMIGFHWSADKFLWFYFYIFMSFVYFSLYGMMLIALTPNHSIAAITMAFFLNFWNLFSGFMITKTQIPIWWRWYYWGSPVAWTLYGLITSQLGQNEQLVVIPGQDSVTVKQFIKDYLGFEYDFLGYVALAHVAWVVLFCIVFAYGIKFLNFQRR; encoded by the exons ATGGCGGCATCAGTCGCCGGAGATGATCTTGTGAGGTCGATGAGCAGGCGAACGATTATTTCGTCATCTAGTAGAAAGAGTTGGGCATCAGCTA GCGACATTTTCGCTAGAAGTGGTAgagaagaggatgatgaagaagaactcAAATGGGCTGCAATAGAAAAGCTTCCAACTTATGATAGGTTAAGAAAAGGAATCTTGAAACAGGTTCTTGATGATGGAAAAACGGTTCATGAACAAATCGATATCACAAATCTTGGACCTCAGGATAAAAAGCAGCTTATGGAGAGCATACTCAAAGTTGTAGAAGAAGATAATGAGAAGTTTCTTGTTAGAGTTCGAGCAAGAACCGATAGGTGA GGTGATATTCCAAAGATCGAAGTACGCTACAAGAACTTTTCGGTTGAAGGAGATGTTCATGTTGCCTCCAGGGCACTTCCTACTTTACTAAATTCTACCTTAAACACTTTAGAG GGATTTCTTCAATTGCTGAGGCTTGTTCCATCCAAGAAAAAGGTTGTCAAAATCTTGCAAAACATGAGTGCG CCCAACCGACCTTTCAGGATGACACTACTTTTAGGACCCCCTGGTTCAGGGAAGACTACATTTCTGAGGGCCCTTGGTGGAGTAATGGAACCCGATCTAAGAGCCACAGGAGACGTTACATACTGTGGTCATAAAATATCTGAGTTCATTCCTCAAAGAACTTGTGCTTACATCAGCCAACATGATGTTCACCATGGTGAGATGACCGTTAGAGAGACTTTTGATTTTGCGGGTCGTTGCTTAGGTGTAGGGACCAGATACGATCTCCTGGCAGAACTTTCACGTCGTGAAAAGGTGCAAGGGATCAAACCAGACCCAGAAATTGATGCTTTCATGAAAGCCACATCAGTTGCTGGTCAAGAATCCAGTTTGGTTACAGACTATGTTTTAAAG ATTCTTGGATTGGATATTTGTGCTGATATCATGGTGGGCAACGATATGAGAAGAGGAATCTCCGGTGGACAGAAAAAGCGTGTTACTACTG GAGAAATGTTGGTTGGGCCAGCAAAAGTGTTCTTCATGGATGAAATATCAACTGGGTTGGATAGTTCCACTACTTTTCAGATAGTCAAATACATGAAACAAATGGTTCATATTATGGATGTAACCATGATCATTTCACTGCTTCAGCCCGCGCCCGAAACATTTGAATTATTCGATGACATCATACTTCTCTCAGAGGGTCAAATCGTCTACCAAGGCCCACGTGAAGACGTTCTCAGTTTCTTCATGACTGCAGGGTTCAAATGCCCCGAAAGAAAAGGAGTTGCTGACTTTTTACAAGAAGTTACATCAAAAAAAGATCAAGAACAGTATTGGTTTAACAAAAATGAACCTTACCGATACGTTTCAGTTCCAGAATTTGTTCAAATCTTCAACGCATTCCACATTGGCGAACGTCTTAATCAAGATCTTTCAGTTCCTTACAACAAAACCAATGTGCACCCTGCATCATTAGTGACCGAAAAGTATGGTTTATCAAACATGGAGCTTCTTAAGGCAAACTTAGACCGAGAGTGGTTATTGATGAAACGAAATGCCTTTTTGTACATATTCAAAACCACTCAGCTCTTTATAATGTCGGTTATCGCTCTCACAGTTTTCTTTAGAACCGAAATGAAAGTTGGTCGAATTGAAGATGGTGGGAAGTACTTTGGTGCATTGTTTTTTGGTCTCTTAATTGTCATGTTTAATGGGGCTGCAGAGCTCGGGCTCACAGTTTTAAGGCTGCCTGTGTTTTACAAACAAAGGGATTCTCTTTTTTACCCTGCTTGGGCATTTGCTATCCCTATGTGGATTATGAAAATTCCTATATCGATAATGGAATCCGTCATATGGATTGTTCTAACTTATTACACTATCGGATTTGCACCTTCAGCTAGCAG GTTTTTCAAGCAGCTTTTGACTTATATCGGCTTGCATCAAATGGCGTTGTCTCTTTTTCGCTTCATTTCTGCACTTGGAAGAACGCAGGTCGTAGCAGGCGCTCTTGGTACCTTTTCGCTACTACTAGTCTTCGTGCTCGGTGGTTTCATTGTTGCAAAAG ATGACATTCAGTCATGGATGATATGGGGATATTATATCTCCCCAAAGATGTATGGACAAAATGCCATTGTCATCAATGAATTTTTAGACGATAGATGGAGCGCT CCCAACACGGATATACGAATCAATGAAACAACTGTAGGGAAGGCGCTACTAAAGTCCAGGGGGATGTTCACAACCGAGTATATGTTTTGGGTTTGTGTTGCCGCACTCTTTGGGTTTTCACTTCTGTTTAACCTCTTCTTTGTGTTGGCTTTGACATACTTAAATC CTCTTGGAGATTCAAAAAGCGTTGTTCCGACAGACGATGAACAGAATCAAAAGTCGGCATTGGGCACAGAAATGGAAACAAGAAACAACAATAAGAAAGGAATGGTGCTTCCATTTCAGCCATTATCACTTGCATTTGATCATGTCAATTACTATGTAGACATGCCAGCT GAAATGAAAGCACAAGGAATCGAAGAGGCTCGCCTGCAACTTCTACAAGACGTTAGTGGTGCGTTTAGGCCAGGTGTACTGACAGCATTGGTTGGTGTAAGTGGGGCCGGAAAGACCACGTTGATGGATGTGTTGGCTGGTAGAAAGACTGGTGGGTACATTGAAGGAAGTATCAGTATCTCAGGTTACCTTAAAAAGCAAGAAACTTTTGCTCGTGTGAGCGGATACTGTGAACAAAACGACATCCATTCTCCTCATGTTACTATTTATGAGTCACTCGTGTACTCTGCCTGGTTACGTCTTTCTTCAGACATAACTAAACAAACTCGTGAG ATGTTTGTGGAGGAAGTCATGGATTTGGTTGAGCTTAACCCGTTAAGAAATGCAATAGTCGGTCTTCCAGGTGTAGACGGTCTCTCAACCGAACAGCGAAAAAGACTAACCATAGCCGTAGAGTTGGTTGCCAATCCGTCAATCATATTCATGGATGAGCCCACATCAGAACTAGATGCAAGAGCTGCTGCTATTGTCATGCGTACAGTTAGAAACACAGTGGATACTGGTCGAACCGTTGTCTGCACCATTCACCAACCCAGTATCGATATTTTTGAAGCTTTTGATGAG CTACTGTTGATGAAACGAGGTGGTAGGGTCACTTACACAGGACCCCTTGGACACCATTCTCACCTACTAATCGAATATTTTGAG TCTATTCAAGGGGTTAGTGAAATAAAAGAAGGTCAAAATCCGGCTACATGGATGCTCGACGTTAGTTCTTCAGCAGTCGAAACTCAACTTGGAGTTGATTTTGCAGATATATATGCTAACTCTGATTTATACAA GAGAAACAGGAGCCTAATTAACGAGCTCAGCACACCCTCATCCGGGTCCCATGATCTTTCCTTTCCAACAAAGTACTCTCAAACCTTTTGGACACAATGCTTAGCTTGTTTGTGGAAACTGCATTGGTCTTATTGGAGGCATCCACAGTATAACTCTATTCGGTTCTTAATGACTATAATCGTTGGCGCTCTTTTTGGAGTAATTTTCTGGAACAAAGGCCAAAAAAC AGACCAACAACAAGATGTGATGAATTTGATGGGAGCTATGTATGCTGCTGTCTTGTTTCTTGGTGGAGCAAGCACGTCAGCTGTGCAGACTGTAGTGTCTGTAGAACGAACGGTTTTCTATCGTGAGAAAGCGGCTGGAATGTATTCAGCGATCCCCTATGCAATTGCGCAGGTTGCTATCGAGGTGGCGTATATAGCCATTCAGACGTTCATTTACAGTCTACTGATCTACTCAATGATCGGGTTCCATTGGTCGGCTGACAAGTTCTTGTGGTTCTACTTTTACATTTTCATGTCGTTCGTCTACTTCTCATTATACGGAATGATGCTTATAGCGCTCACTCCAAATCACTCTATAGCAGCCATCACTATGGCGTTTTTTCTCAACTTCTGGAACTTGTTTTCTGGTTTCATGATCACCAAAACG CAAATTCCGATATGGTGGAGGTGGTATTACTGGGGGTCACCTGTGGCGTGGACCCTATACGGGCTGATCACATCTCAGCTTGGTCAAAACGAACAACTGGTGGTGATACCGGGTCAAGATTCGGTGACAGTGAAACAGTTTATTAAAGATTATCTAGGCTTTGAGTATGATTTTCTAGGGTACGTTGCTTTGGCTCATGTTGCTTGGGTTGTTCTCTTTTGTATCGTCTTCGCTTATGGTATCAAGTTTCTAAACTTTCAACGAAGATAG
- the LOC139862974 gene encoding ras-related protein RABA6a-like — protein sequence MASNPFDEDCDYLFKTVLIGDSAVGKSNLLSRFAKDEFYLDSKPTIGVEFAYRNAKVGDKIVKAQIWDTAGQERFRAITSSYYRGALGAMLVYDITRQETFKNLKKWLHELREFGNREMVIVLIGNKSDLCDSREVDVEDGQNLAQLENLCFMETSAKENLNVEDAFLQMITKIYEIASLKSLEAKKNEPNPNLDGRKEIIVVDDEIAPIKQNGYCCTS from the exons ATGGCTAGTAATCCTTTTGATGAAGATTGTGATTACTTATTTAAAACAGTTTTGATAGGAGATTCGGCCGTTGGGAAGTCCAATCTCTTGTCGAGGTTCGCTAAAGACGAGTTTTACTTGGATTCAAAACCGACGATTGGAGTTGAATTCGCTTATCGTAATGCTAAAGTTGGCGATAAGATTGTCAAGGCTCAAATATGGGACACTGCTGGACAAGAGAG GTTCAGAGCGATAACTAGTTCGTATTATCGTGGAGCACTAGGCGCAATGTTGGTCTACGACATCACAAGACAGGAAACATTCAAAAATCTAAAGAAATGGCTACACGAACTTAGAGAATTTGGAAATCGTGAAATGGTGATTGTCCTTATTGGTAACAAGTCGGATTTATGTGATTCGAGGGAAGTTGATGTTGAAGATGGACAAAATCTTGCACAACTTGAGAACTTATGTTTTATGGAGACATCCGCAAAGGAAAATTTAAATGTTGAGGATGCATTTCTCCAAATGATCACCAAAATATACGAAATTGCAAGTCTGAAAAGCCTTGAGGCCAAGAAAAATGAGCCAAACCCTAATCTTGATGGTAGGAAAGAAATAATTGTTGTTGATGATGAAATTGCTCCCATTAAACAAAATGGTTATTGTTGTACAAGCTGA